Genomic segment of Dermacentor albipictus isolate Rhodes 1998 colony chromosome 5, USDA_Dalb.pri_finalv2, whole genome shotgun sequence:
ACAGAAAAACAAGTACTGCGGAGGCTCATCATTCGAAACGACCGCTGAGCGCactaagaaagcaagaaaattccAGCAAGGCCCACAATTAAAATTTgaaacaagcacacaaacaaTACACCCACAAGTTTCAACAGTCAACTTACAGGGAACATAAAACATGACAGAGACATAGCATGCTGCTCTAGCCTACATTGCTAACAGCTGAGTAGGCCAGAGTATGAAAGTGTTGAGCAAGTTTCACATTCACCTAGTTGTTTAAATAGAAACTAAGAAGAAACAACAAGTCAATTTTTCCGGTTGCCTGTGAAATAACAGTTTTGCACACAACAAAATATCACAAAGTACTGAATTAATGCACCAGTGTGAATTCAGCAGGAATATTTAGCTGCATCGCGAGAAGACAACTCTGAAGCTGCCAAGCATTGGCGCCCTGCTGAGCAATGATAGCAAAGAGGCCAAATCAACAATACGCATAATTCAATCTTACTAAGAGTACTCAGCTGAAAGAACTGTAAAATGTTCAGCAACATACTGCCAATAAATACATTTGAAACTAATGCCTGCTAATGTGTTCCTTAGACAGAAATTTAATCTGACGTAGTACTTTGGAAAATGCTGTGGTACGCAGCAAGCGGAAATGCCCGACACAGAGAAGGTTAACTCTTGTGAAATTGCTTTTGCTTACCTCAGCGTCTACTTTATTCTTCTCATCGTCAGTGACCAAGAGGCTGCAACGAACAGCGTCACAAATAGCGGTGAGGGACTTCGACATGGACTGGGAAAGGGGCTGTGGTTTTGGCTGTGCAGCTAACCGCGCCTTCTGGGCCATGGCAGCTTTCTTGCGACGATAATAAGCCTTTGCGGACTCTTCATCCTCTTTCTGCTTCTCACTTCGGCCAGTGGGCATCAGCTCAGCGCTATTCACAGGTACATAGGTGGCACCACTGGGACTTGGATCCACCAGGTCTTCTGGAAATGGCAAATGTATTCCAGTGCGCTGGTTTACCGCACTGACTGCTGTTGTGGTCACTGTCTTGGTCGTGGGAACAACCGTCGGCGGACTCTTTGTGACAGCCACAGGAACTGTTGGCTTCTGAACATCTTCCTCAGCTGGGGCTACTGGCATGCTCGCTTGGGTCGATACAATGCACGGAGTTGCCGAGGCTGTGCTTTGAACAGAGGCCAGGACAGTCTGAACAGCGGATGCTGTCTGCGGCGTCTGTGCAACAGAGGCGGCGATGCTCTGCGGCTGGAGAGCCGACACCGCAGCCTCGGTGGGTTTACATGCATTAGGCGTGGGCTTCTGCAGCAATCTCGCGAGAGGTACGGTCACTTGCCGAGTGACAACTTTTTGCGTGACAGGCATGGTGATCTGGCCGGCCACAGAACTGGGAGTGACGACAGCCATGGGCACGCCCATCTGCATGGTTGGCATGGTGAGGTGGGTGACGCCAGACAGGTTGGCGATGGGGAGTGTCTTGCAGACAGACTGTGCCAGCACACGGGTAGTACCAGTGACAGATACCGTGGCCTGAGGACTGGTGTAACCGATGGGCATCTGCTGCTGTGAGGACACAGGAGCCAGCAGCTTGGCCTTTGTGACCTTCACAGGAGGCATGTTGCAGGCCTTCCGGTACTCCATAGCGCCCGGCTTGCTGCGTATCGGCATCCAAGTTTTCTTGACCGCCGTCGCACTCGGTACTCCACCCGCTGTGGACACTGCTGACACACTGGTTGTTGCTGCTGAAACCACCACCGTGCTTGTGCCATCCATGACTGAAAGTGCCGCTGTGTTTGCATTCGACACTACTGCTGTGCCATTTGGCTGCAAGTGCTGCAGCTGGACTTGCTGGacctgttgctgttgctgctgctgctgttgttgttgttgttgttgttgttgttgttgttgttgttgttgctgctgctgctgctgctgctgctgctgctgctgctgctgctgctgctgctgcctcatTTGCTGCTGCAACTGCTGCACTTGCTGCTGAGCCTGTAGTGACTGCTGAATTTGTGCTTGCTGTTGCACTTGCTGCTGAACCTGTTGCTGAACCTGCTGTTGAACCTGTTGTGCCAAATTTGCTGCATCAGTGACAATCTTTGCTTGAGCAGGCTGGTTCTTGAGTATGATGACTGGCATACCTCCAGCCGACAGAGTGGAGCCCTGCTGAAGCAAGCTGTTGACGGGAATCATGATCTTGCCTGCTATGATGCGGCCTCCAACCAGTCCGCCCTGAAGAGGGAGAGTCAGGGCTGTGATGTTCGTAAGCCCCGCCTGTCCTCCAAGCTGGTCTGCCGATAGCACAGTGGCACCGCCAGCAGCGTTCATCTGTGCCATGGTGCCTGGCAGGGTGTTGAGCCGCACCAGCTGCTGTAACTGATGCATGGCTTGCATGTTCTGAGCACCCACCATTGTTGGTACAATCTTGGCTGAAACCATGTTGGGTGCTGCACTGCTCACTACGGTTCCGGACACTGACGTGGAGCCACTTGTTGAGGCTGCCAGTAGTCCAGGCAGAGCATTGATGGCAATCTTTTGGTTCCCAACATTCAACACCTTCTCCTGGCCGGAGAGCATGGCAGCATTCAAAATCTTCATTGGCAGCATGCAGACACCTGGCGAGTCAGTCTTCACACCTGCCTGACCtacctgctgctgaagtgctctTGAGTAGATAGGCAGCCTAAGGACTGTGGCTTGTCCTTGCTTGAGTTGGCTAAGCACTTGGCTTGCATCAGTGGTAACGTTTGTGATCAGAGAAGCACACGATGAGGCAATGGTGAGTGGCTGATTTCCTTGCAATGAGCAACTGCTAGTGGATTGTTGCACTGGGGTCGTTGCAGTAGATGTAATAACTTGTTGCATCCCATGTGGTGCAGCAATTACTTGAGGCACCACCTGTGGCTGGGATGGTTTGGCGGCTTCTGCTACTGCAGCATTAGGAACAGACATTCCTAATGGAGGTTCTGCCATAGGCCGTGGTGACTCCTGAACTGGTGGCAAGGTCTCCTGCTGCAACGACACCACATGGCTAGGCAGAGGAGACGGCGCAGGAGCCATGATGTGCGGCGTTGTGGGTACTTGTACCTGGATTGTAGTATCGACAGTATGCTTGGGCAGGTCAATAGCATCAGTGGTCATCATGGCAGCAGGCATTACGGTGCTTTGACTTGCAGAAGTGGAGGTCGGCACAGCAGATTGGACACTGCCCATCGTCTTAACTGCATAAGGAACATTTGAGGAAACCGCTGCTCCTTTCAAAGCCTTTGCATAGTCCTTCAAGGGGCGAACCATTGATGGCATTGGCTTGGAAGCAAGCATAGGAGTGTTCTTGGCAACAGTGGCACCTACAGGTGTTGAGGGGATTACAGCAGGTGCTTTTGCGACTATCGTAGTGGGAGCTTTGGAAACCAGAACTGGTGGTGCTTTACAAACTGTCCCTGGCTGCGTTCTTGTGATAATTGCGTGTGGTGGTGCCTTCGAAACTGGCACAGGTGGAACCTTGGGAGCGGCTACGGTGTGGGTCTTGGTCACTGGTGCTGCAGCCCCTTTTGCTGCTGGAACAGCCACGGGGACCACTTTAGGCAGAGCTAATGTTGTTGATGCCTTGGAGAGCACCGGAACTGTTGCTTTAGGAGAAACTACAGATGCTGCCTTTGGGACTGCCACTGGCATTACAGCTTTGGGGACCGATACCGACTTGGCTGGTGTGGCAGGAGTCATTGGCACACCCTTCACAGACCGCATAGACACTTTTACAGGGACAGCCTTCTTGCTCGAAAACTTTGGCCTCTTGATCTGGTACCGCAGAAATCGCTTCAGAGGCGTGGTCTGAAGTCGGGCTTCAAATTCAGTGGCCACCCTTTGATATGCTGGACCCTGCGGCAGGTTTAGCTTTGACAGGGGCGACTTGGGTGCTGCGGCCCCGTCTGTCCATAGGTAAGCCCTTTTTGACTCGTCGTCTAGTGAAATGTTGGGCAGGGACAAGACGGGCACAACTCGGAGGCCACTTTTCTTGTTCACCAGGTTATTCGGTGCACTCCCCGAGAGTTTGTCAAAGCGCTCCAGCACAACGCGCAGTGTCTGCAAGCACCCACCACCAGTCGGTGCAGGAGTGGCAAATCCTTCCTTTTTCTTGTGCGACACTTTTTTCTGacttttctttttaactttgGGCATCCCTACTTGTAACGAATCGTGTGCTTTCTCTTCTTGCAGAGGTGGCCCTAAGTCTGTGGGGTCAAGGTCCATCGGCTCCAAGCCCATCGTTTCCAGTTCAGTTGCGTCGAGCTCGGTGGAGTCTAGCCCTGCATCCTCCAGGCCAGCCGAGTCGAGCCCTGTCGGACAAAGCTCCATTGGGCCTAGCTCAGCGGAATCGAGCTCCGTTGCACCGAGCCTTGTCAGACCAAGCTCTGCTGAGCCAAGACCACTCATCTCCAGACCTGCAGACTCTGCGAGACCTGTCAAGCCAAACTCTGCAGCAGCATTTTCTACTAAGTGAACTTCCTTCTTATGCTTTCtcgagctttttttctttttttttcgcgacgaCTTGCATTTAGCATTTGCTCTTCGCTTGTCCCTGCGTTTGACCGGCAGCCCTGCGCTATCCAAGACCTTCTTAATGTGCAGCTGAGCTCTTCGTCTTGCCTCGTCATCGCTCTCTTCCTCCTCCGAGGCCGAGTCCGTCTCGCTGTCGGCACTGCCACAGTATTCTTGAGGCGTCCTGCGGCTACGCTCGTTAGACCTCCGGTTCCGTAGCGCTGCTCGTCGGCTTTCAAAGCATTCCAAGTACCAGCGCCAGTCGGAACAGAGGTTAACACACCTCGGACGCACACACTCGAGAACAGTCACAAAGTCTTTGAGAAGCCTGTAGGGGACCCCATTCATCTGCTGGTTGAGAATTGGGTGCCAGTAGTCCATTTCGTATTCAGGCCTTCCGTCGGCCAGGGCAGGACTTGTCTTCTGCTGCACGGGCTCATCGCTGCAACGGCCACCGCAACGGCACGCCCGACCATCCGCAACGTCCTCGAGTTTGGGGCCTGCCCCTTGCTCGTGGGGTGAGCTAGGCTGGCCGCTGATGTTGTAGGTCGACTTGACTTCCACTTGCTCGGTGAGCGATTCGAGCTGGGCCAGCTGCTCCTCGGTGGGATCCAGGGCAAAGGCACTGAGGACGCACTCGCGCGACACTTCGGGCAAGTCGGGGAACAGGGTCGCCAGCTTGAGCAGAACGCCCGCCATGTGCACCTCCATCTCTCGAACGTTGGTCCAGTTCTCCCAGTGCATGGCGGCCTGGAGGGCGTTGATGTCCGTCGTCAGCCCACGCACGAAAAGATCCAGGTAGACTGGAATCAGCTGTCTTCcatactgcacacacacacagagagaaatgAGAAATACTGTAGATGAACAGCCGCATCAATTGCTTCGAATCAACATAGGTGCACAGCCTGCGAGCAAATAGGCCTACCTGTTTCAGATGTATCAGGACAATGAAACACACACTTATGCAGAAAATTTGGAATATGCAAGGGACATTTAGGAGAAAGAGTAAGGCTGTTTAGACTGGTCAAACATTCTTTTGAAACACTGTTTTCATTAATTTGGTGTGAAACAGTTCATTACTACAGAAGAAAGTGcaaacttctttttcttaatttcatacGAAAACTTCGGCCCAGGTACATCAATTTAACATTGCTGCTTTAGAAGTACTATTTTTCTATACTTGAGCTGTTTTGGTGTAGGAAATGTTAGTGAAAATTGGCAAGAATGGGCCTATAGTTGGTTGACAATGCAACGTAGTAGTCCTCCGCTGTTCCACGATTAACTAGACCACGGTGGATCCTGTCAAAACACAGTAAgccctcgttataacgaagccaCTTTACTCGAGTGATCGCTTTATTTTAAATTTCTCCCAGTCCTGACCCAAACACATGCACTTTAGCCCGAATTACTCAAAGCTCAGCTTAGGAGCAAAGTGGCAAGTGGTGTGTGCGCGCTCACGGCGGCATTCGGTGCAAGCTTTTCGCACCGAGAGAGCGAGCGACCCTCTCTTTCACCGGCTATGCCATCACACTGCCTGCGCACCCCTTTCCTCCATGCTATGCCTGCATGTTATCGGTGGCGAGCGGGTGCCACTTGAGGCAGCATTCAGTGCCTTTCGCACCGTGCACATGAGCAAGCAAGTCACCCTCAACCTCTCCGCTGTACGCCACCAAAGGCCAGATCCCACTCACATGTTCCCACAGGACATCGCAGAAGAGGTAGAACTGCGCACTGTTGGACGCATGGGGCAGCAGCAGACGTAATGCAGCCCGTGCCACCTGCGGCACCGCATGGCCCTGTATCCTCTGTAACTGGCACCAGAGCACCATGAGCTCGCGAGTGCAGCAGAACGGAGACGCCAGCAGGAGGTCTCGCACCAGGAACACGTGCGCGAGGGCTTCGGCCACGTCTGCACGCTCGGGGTCGTTGGCCCGTTGTGCCAGACCCCGCACCAGCTGCACCCCTTCGTGGCACGAGAACCTCGAAGTCTGAAAAGGGGCAAACAGGCGCAAGCTTATTCACAAATAGAATAATGTTTTGATAGGACTGAATTAACCAGTCATAAGGTTGTAAAACGAGCCCGAATTCGTAAACTTTACAGAAATTTCGGGAGAGCTGGCAGGTATAAAACTGGTCTTAACCCTTTCAGCGTCAACCGACTagtatgttttcacatttcggTCCCACCACACTCCTTCTGGGATTCCTTTTGTCAGATAGGAATATGATGACCATACCAGGAGAGCATTTGCCATTATCTGTGTcagtttttcatttctgcacaacCAAAAAATTAAAATGCTATGTTTGTTTTATAATATCCAAGAAAGGAACTCAATGCTGGGGTTGCTTCCCCTCTGAAAAAGCCCCTACATTGAAATGTTTGAAGACCAACTACAACTAAATTTTGGACCTCATAAAAAGCCAAATTTTGGATAGCGTAGATGTAGATAAGCCTCCGTGCAAACCTTTATGTGTGAAATAAGAGAAGATGCGTCGTGAAAAGGTCACAAAAATGATTGTTTTTCGTTCTCAAACAGAAAAAATCTCAGAGGCAATACACTAGGCTTTGTATCATAAGCGTTCACCACCAGGTACATGCGCGTAGCCCACTTAGGTGCTATTTAATGGCCTCTAAAAAGAAAATcagacaattaccagccctgcagctttgccaagattgctctTTTGTATACCCATACTACTTATGTATAGCCAATTTAGCCATACATACTACTTATCTATAACCAATTTAGGGAAAGTTGGCCGTTACAGCTCAGACCACTTATAATGTAACCGATTATAGTGCAGGAAAGGATATAACACTGCCTTTCCTGACTCCCATTTATCTTCCCATACAAACTCAATGTATACGCATACCGCTCAAAGTGCTGCTGAGCGACACACAATACCAGTTATAATGCTGTTGCTGGAATATCTTGCAGACAAGCAAGACAACGAGCACACTTCGAGAACGAGGTACGCCGGCCGAGGGGACAGCGGCGAGGGCGATGCAGTGGAATAGTAcggtgcgagagagagagggagcatcGGCACTATGTTGGCTATGCCAGTGACACATGGTCTACCTCAAACGCATGCGCGTTGTAGCTCTTCAGTTTGTGTGCAGAAGGTAAATTGTAATCTACCGATTCTTTTCAAACACAGACGAGGTCGCAAACATGTCAGAATTATCAGACAGGCCGGAAAAACTAACTTCAAAGGCAAAataaatttgttatttttttataaCTGCAGCACCGTAGAAAAATCTCTCGAGGCCACGATTGCATTTCGCATTCACCCAGCACAATGCGCATCATCACAAAGTGCAGATATTGGACGTGCAATCTTATTGACTGTGCGACGCCGTGAGTTTTAAACTGTGTTCCACAAATTCATCAGTTCGGAATGTTGTACACACTGAAGCTTTTGCCGTTCCTACCAGCATATGCGTGCATACAAAATTGTGCAATACATGTTCGGATACTAGCCAGCCGATTGCCCACAAACCCCACTTCACATGCACCGCTGACGGTGAAGCCTGTGCACGTGGATCTTATGCCAGATTAAAGTGCATGGGCACGAGCCTATATCAAGGGCAGGTTTCAGTTTGGTTAAGAGTCAATGAAATGCTTCACAGTGGCTGTATGGGCAACTGGAAAATGGAGTTACGACCTCTCTAACAAAAGCAAGGGCACGACCTAAGGTCCTATGCTTCGATTCCCCCAACACACAGGACCACTTAAGTCTACATGTTTTGCCTGCACCCACAGCCATTAATAAATGTTGTGGTTGTATAGTGTGGTACGACTTATAATACAGACATTCTAGACTCTGCTGACTTACATTATAAGTGGTCTAGGCTGTAGCCtgaaatgcacacacacactccCACATGCACTGGGCTACAGCATCTCACCTCGGTGCAAAGTTCTTCGATCCTTCGCTGCCGGTAGAGGACGCAGAGCAGGTGTTCGAGAAAGGCCTGCCCGCCAACACCCACCCGCACCACTTCCATGCCCGTCTGCCGCCGCTCTTCATTGCGCTGCTCCTGCTCCTGCTGCGCGAGGATAGACAGCCGTTCTCGGCAGATCCTCTCGACCACGTCATACTTCTGCCAGAACCGCAAGCACTCCAGACGGCACAGAAGATCTTCGGAGTCACAGGCTTTCAAGGCTGATCAAGagagaagtaaaagaaaaagagagcaaCGTTAAACAGAGAGCTTGTAGTTAGCACACAGCAGTTAAAGAGAAAGCAGTGCAGACTGTCATATAAAAGAGAATATTAGTCGAGATACACTGGAACCTCATTATAACAAAATATGATATCACAAAATAGTGGAtgtaacaaaaaatgaaattccccttgaaatctgTATAGAGATCCATGCATTCAAAACCTTATTTTAACGAAGTGAAATTGTCCGGCCAATGGATACAAGAAACTAAATTCATCTCCAAAACCAAAAGCTACCCGACCATTGCAGTCCGAGTAAAGTAGCCAACCATTTATTCAGACCTCACGGGgtctgcgaaaatgtccgaataaacaggtgtccgaaaaagcagattaagaaaaaaaaaaatcctttatttccacacacTTATTTGGgttcggcagtaggcttgaagaaattgtgaatgtgctgttgcacgctgttccgtttacgcgcaatcagataggCCTGAATCCCGGAGAGGGTCATACGGTCACTACAtgtataggcggctgaaagcacagtcactgcttgta
This window contains:
- the LOC135916227 gene encoding uncharacterized protein isoform X1; amino-acid sequence: MGQRLEQHVLICFVTASGSSVVLHRCYGSLRMPRARRQLSLRYAELSYERQWEQPEGGRPCAAFQQFVRDVEDQDGLAATDPGQRALTLTSCWVSLRTWREALPLQDAARMLSVETMRFINGPSNKNTPLVSKTQLRFAITECKTQLSATLAPFLTVCEFLERTSQRRGGDPLMRRLLDATASKPLPEALKACDSEDLLCRLECLRFWQKYDVVERICRERLSILAQQEQEQRNEERRQTGMEVVRVGVGGQAFLEHLLCVLYRQRRIEELCTETSRFSCHEGVQLVRGLAQRANDPERADVAEALAHVFLVRDLLLASPFCCTRELMVLWCQLQRIQGHAVPQVARAALRLLLPHASNSAQFYLFCDVLWEHYGRQLIPVYLDLFVRGLTTDINALQAAMHWENWTNVREMEVHMAGVLLKLATLFPDLPEVSRECVLSAFALDPTEEQLAQLESLTEQVEVKSTYNISGQPSSPHEQGAGPKLEDVADGRACRCGGRCSDEPVQQKTSPALADGRPEYEMDYWHPILNQQMNGVPYRLLKDFVTVLECVRPRCVNLCSDWRWYLECFESRRAALRNRRSNERSRRTPQEYCGSADSETDSASEEEESDDEARRRAQLHIKKVLDSAGLPVKRRDKRRANAKCKSSRKKKKKSSRKHKKEVHLVENAAAEFGLTGLAESAGLEMSGLGSAELGLTRLGATELDSAELGPMELCPTGLDSAGLEDAGLDSTELDATELETMGLEPMDLDPTDLGPPLQEEKAHDSLQVGMPKVKKKSQKKVSHKKKEGFATPAPTGGGCLQTLRVVLERFDKLSGSAPNNLVNKKSGLRVVPVLSLPNISLDDESKRAYLWTDGAAAPKSPLSKLNLPQGPAYQRVATEFEARLQTTPLKRFLRYQIKRPKFSSKKAVPVKVSMRSVKGVPMTPATPAKSVSVPKAVMPVAVPKAASVVSPKATVPVLSKASTTLALPKVVPVAVPAAKGAAAPVTKTHTVAAPKVPPVPVSKAPPHAIITRTQPGTVCKAPPVLVSKAPTTIVAKAPAVIPSTPVGATVAKNTPMLASKPMPSMVRPLKDYAKALKGAAVSSNVPYAVKTMGSVQSAVPTSTSASQSTVMPAAMMTTDAIDLPKHTVDTTIQVQVPTTPHIMAPAPSPLPSHVVSLQQETLPPVQESPRPMAEPPLGMSVPNAAVAEAAKPSQPQVVPQVIAAPHGMQQVITSTATTPVQQSTSSCSLQGNQPLTIASSCASLITNVTTDASQVLSQLKQGQATVLRLPIYSRALQQQVGQAGVKTDSPGVCMLPMKILNAAMLSGQEKVLNVGNQKIAINALPGLLAASTSGSTSVSGTVVSSAAPNMVSAKIVPTMVGAQNMQAMHQLQQLVRLNTLPGTMAQMNAAGGATVLSADQLGGQAGLTNITALTLPLQGGLVGGRIIAGKIMIPVNSLLQQGSTLSAGGMPVIILKNQPAQAKIVTDAANLAQQVQQQVQQQVQQQVQQQAQIQQSLQAQQQVQQLQQQMRQQQQQQQQQQQQQQQQQQQQQQQQQQQQQQQQQQQQQQQVQQVQLQHLQPNGTAVVSNANTAALSVMDGTSTVVVSAATTSVSAVSTAGGVPSATAVKKTWMPIRSKPGAMEYRKACNMPPVKVTKAKLLAPVSSQQQMPIGYTSPQATVSVTGTTRVLAQSVCKTLPIANLSGVTHLTMPTMQMGVPMAVVTPSSVAGQITMPVTQKVVTRQVTVPLARLLQKPTPNACKPTEAAVSALQPQSIAASVAQTPQTASAVQTVLASVQSTASATPCIVSTQASMPVAPAEEDVQKPTVPVAVTKSPPTVVPTTKTVTTTAVSAVNQRTGIHLPFPEDLVDPSPSGATYVPVNSAELMPTGRSEKQKEDEESAKAYYRRKKAAMAQKARLAAQPKPQPLSQSMSKSLTAICDAVRCSLLVTDDEKNKVDAEATIRECQVYELDYSSDDSSDCSVEDLYEEKALLRRLQHEDELNSILYVSDSVASEPDCDPYQWSSQSSLLLEQLNSDGDARDTMTPSSVGESIFESGSSLSKKLAMKAKISSSSGGNCQENGLQSPSRFTCDRCNRGFFSAYNLRRHQKNVHKMVFKSLHVPSHGSRDTPSPQQRVMVTKQPSRNTATPQPYKTPKHSPQPPKRTLFDVTEDDENSSPEKVFCAQSVDEDQRLSFESPGLPSDSEESALYGIKDEPSDPGISSLICDNASFNVIPQVPQVFFSRKEDNQRELSLSDVVTGSAKQLAPKSLVSKQVKSHDSPELSKNLDPADILESLEVAKMSAWTSTRGPLVNRGGGATAGSMDCDDEVNEVMEAEAGLESLLGKEAGANHGGDAQDDIDDIQPTVQHMGMTDIKDEEGQGSQEPWNAVDQAALLEGIKAVESLGEYGTDSLDFFVAPRNVMSIQDQEGLLSFADGSPHIDEEDAGDMSEESDGAGTAALTNEKLMEPRVEEGEEKPCTSHCRTRSREASVKRSCPCCEDSSPKKRLTRSSSSSGKTRSATKKVRTR
- the LOC135916227 gene encoding uncharacterized protein isoform X2, coding for MAAESAAPTRERQERCEVFSMDAKELLPERQWEQPEGGRPCAAFQQFVRDVEDQDGLAATDPGQRALTLTSCWVSLRTWREALPLQDAARMLSVETMRFINGPSNKNTPLVSKTQLRFAITECKTQLSATLAPFLTVCEFLERTSQRRGGDPLMRRLLDATASKPLPEALKACDSEDLLCRLECLRFWQKYDVVERICRERLSILAQQEQEQRNEERRQTGMEVVRVGVGGQAFLEHLLCVLYRQRRIEELCTETSRFSCHEGVQLVRGLAQRANDPERADVAEALAHVFLVRDLLLASPFCCTRELMVLWCQLQRIQGHAVPQVARAALRLLLPHASNSAQFYLFCDVLWEHYGRQLIPVYLDLFVRGLTTDINALQAAMHWENWTNVREMEVHMAGVLLKLATLFPDLPEVSRECVLSAFALDPTEEQLAQLESLTEQVEVKSTYNISGQPSSPHEQGAGPKLEDVADGRACRCGGRCSDEPVQQKTSPALADGRPEYEMDYWHPILNQQMNGVPYRLLKDFVTVLECVRPRCVNLCSDWRWYLECFESRRAALRNRRSNERSRRTPQEYCGSADSETDSASEEEESDDEARRRAQLHIKKVLDSAGLPVKRRDKRRANAKCKSSRKKKKKSSRKHKKEVHLVENAAAEFGLTGLAESAGLEMSGLGSAELGLTRLGATELDSAELGPMELCPTGLDSAGLEDAGLDSTELDATELETMGLEPMDLDPTDLGPPLQEEKAHDSLQVGMPKVKKKSQKKVSHKKKEGFATPAPTGGGCLQTLRVVLERFDKLSGSAPNNLVNKKSGLRVVPVLSLPNISLDDESKRAYLWTDGAAAPKSPLSKLNLPQGPAYQRVATEFEARLQTTPLKRFLRYQIKRPKFSSKKAVPVKVSMRSVKGVPMTPATPAKSVSVPKAVMPVAVPKAASVVSPKATVPVLSKASTTLALPKVVPVAVPAAKGAAAPVTKTHTVAAPKVPPVPVSKAPPHAIITRTQPGTVCKAPPVLVSKAPTTIVAKAPAVIPSTPVGATVAKNTPMLASKPMPSMVRPLKDYAKALKGAAVSSNVPYAVKTMGSVQSAVPTSTSASQSTVMPAAMMTTDAIDLPKHTVDTTIQVQVPTTPHIMAPAPSPLPSHVVSLQQETLPPVQESPRPMAEPPLGMSVPNAAVAEAAKPSQPQVVPQVIAAPHGMQQVITSTATTPVQQSTSSCSLQGNQPLTIASSCASLITNVTTDASQVLSQLKQGQATVLRLPIYSRALQQQVGQAGVKTDSPGVCMLPMKILNAAMLSGQEKVLNVGNQKIAINALPGLLAASTSGSTSVSGTVVSSAAPNMVSAKIVPTMVGAQNMQAMHQLQQLVRLNTLPGTMAQMNAAGGATVLSADQLGGQAGLTNITALTLPLQGGLVGGRIIAGKIMIPVNSLLQQGSTLSAGGMPVIILKNQPAQAKIVTDAANLAQQVQQQVQQQVQQQVQQQAQIQQSLQAQQQVQQLQQQMRQQQQQQQQQQQQQQQQQQQQQQQQQQQQQQQQQQQQQQQVQQVQLQHLQPNGTAVVSNANTAALSVMDGTSTVVVSAATTSVSAVSTAGGVPSATAVKKTWMPIRSKPGAMEYRKACNMPPVKVTKAKLLAPVSSQQQMPIGYTSPQATVSVTGTTRVLAQSVCKTLPIANLSGVTHLTMPTMQMGVPMAVVTPSSVAGQITMPVTQKVVTRQVTVPLARLLQKPTPNACKPTEAAVSALQPQSIAASVAQTPQTASAVQTVLASVQSTASATPCIVSTQASMPVAPAEEDVQKPTVPVAVTKSPPTVVPTTKTVTTTAVSAVNQRTGIHLPFPEDLVDPSPSGATYVPVNSAELMPTGRSEKQKEDEESAKAYYRRKKAAMAQKARLAAQPKPQPLSQSMSKSLTAICDAVRCSLLVTDDEKNKVDAEATIRECQVYELDYSSDDSSDCSVEDLYEEKALLRRLQHEDELNSILYVSDSVASEPDCDPYQWSSQSSLLLEQLNSDGDARDTMTPSSVGESIFESGSSLSKKLAMKAKISSSSGGNCQENGLQSPSRFTCDRCNRGFFSAYNLRRHQKNVHKMVFKSLHVPSHGSRDTPSPQQRVMVTKQPSRNTATPQPYKTPKHSPQPPKRTLFDVTEDDENSSPEKVFCAQSVDEDQRLSFESPGLPSDSEESALYGIKDEPSDPGISSLICDNASFNVIPQVPQVFFSRKEDNQRELSLSDVVTGSAKQLAPKSLVSKQVKSHDSPELSKNLDPADILESLEVAKMSAWTSTRGPLVNRGGGATAGSMDCDDEVNEVMEAEAGLESLLGKEAGANHGGDAQDDIDDIQPTVQHMGMTDIKDEEGQGSQEPWNAVDQAALLEGIKAVESLGEYGTDSLDFFVAPRNVMSIQDQEGLLSFADGSPHIDEEDAGDMSEESDGAGTAALTNEKLMEPRVEEGEEKPCTSHCRTRSREASVKRSCPCCEDSSPKKRLTRSSSSSGKTRSATKKVRTR